A segment of the Bacillota bacterium genome:
TAATTCAATAAAAAAGAAGGTGAAGTTATTATGATAATTGATAGTCATACACATTTAATATTTAAAAAGTCTGATACATTAAACTCTGAATTAAAGAAACTATTAGAGGTAATGGAAAGAACTTCTGTGGACAAAGCATGTCTTGTACCATTTCCAGAATCTCAAAGAAAATATTTTTTCTGGAAAGAAAATGAAATAATTGATACAGCTGAGGCTCTTGTAAATGCTGTATCAAAATATCCTGATAAATTTTTTGCACTTCTTTGGTTAAATCCTGCACTGCCAAATGAGTACAGTATAAAAATGATTGAAAAATATATTGTTAACGGACCTCTTGACGGGGTTAAGCTTCATATCCAGATGAATGCAAGAGATAAACGCATGGAACCTCTTGCAGAGGCTTTACAGGCATATAACATACCAATCTTGTTCCATGCCTGGTATAAAACAGTTCAAAAGTATGAATATGAATCTGATCCATCTGATATCGCGAATCTTGCATCACGTTTTCCAAAACTCAGGATTTTGATGGCCCACCTTTCAGGTTGTGGTAAAAGGGGTATACAGGATATAAAGGAGCACAATAATATTCTGATTGATACATCAGGCTCACAACCGGAAGATGGGTTACTTGAATATGCAATAGAACAGCTTGGTGTAGATAGGATAGTTTTTGGTTCAGATTACGCTGGAAGGGATATGGGTACCCAACTTGGGAGAATTTTCTCTGTAGATATGGATGAAATAGCAAGAGAAAAAATACTCTCTAAAAATGCAATTGCATTTTTTAAAAAAGGAGGTGGGCACTGTGATTAAATGCCCTCAAAAAATAATTGATTGTTCAGTATGGACGGGTAACTGGGCTTTTTATTACTTAAAATATGGTAAGCTTGAACTACTAAAAAAAAGGCTTATGAAATATAATATTGTTAGAGCTTATGTTTCTCCGATTGAAGCTATTCTAGAACAGGATCCAATGCGTGCTAATCTTCATATGTATAATGTTATTGATAATATGAAGATTAATTCTATAGATAATATGAAGCCAGATAATTTGAATTCAGAATTCTTTTTGCCTGTTCCTATTATTGACCTGTCGTTTGCAAATTGGAAGGATAACATTGAATTTGCCATAAAACGTAATGATGTTAAAATTGTGAAATTGCTCCCTAATTACCATATGTATGAACTGAATGAAGATAAATTAGAGAAACTAATTGAATATACATCAAAATATAACCTTATTATATCTATTCAAATGAGGGTTGAGGATGCAAGAAGACATCATCCACTTATGAAGATTCCTGATGTCGATATAATAAAGGCAGTAAAAGTAATTTCTGCCTTCCCAAAACAAAAGTTTATTATATGTAATGGCTATTTGAATGATGTAGAACAGGCACTTCATTTTCTTGACAATATTTATGTTGATATTTCCAGTGTAGAAGCACAGGATGTTCTTTCTTACTTGTGTGACAAATATGGCGCGGACCGGTTGCTTTTCTCATCTCATAGTGCTTTTTATTGTATAGAGGGAAATGTATTTAAACTCGTACTTTCAGGACTCGACAAAGAATATATGAATAAAGTAGCATATGAGAATGCATGTAAATTAGGTCTTTAATTAATTGAGCTACTTAGTGTCCCCTGAAAAATAAGGGCTTAGTACCTTGAAAAATCACATCTCAAGCAGGATTTTTGTGACAAAATGTCGAATATATATAGTGTACAACAAATATAAAAATCCTGAGAGGTGTATATAAATGTTAAGACTGGACTACCCTGAAATTGCAGCAGGACAAATATCAATAGTCGAGTAATTGCTTCCGCCCGAGAATTAAAACTTCCGGCAGACCTTGAAAAGGTAGACCAAATCCTAAATGATGAAAGGAGGTAACGGATTTTTGGTCAGGAACAAGGCTTAAAGTTTTGGATGGGAAAATACAAATAAGGCTGAAAGCGCATGGGAGCGCCATTTTATGCTGGTAAGACAAATATAAATGCCCGCTTTCAATGGGGGAGTTAGATGAAATGATGAAATCAAGAGAAAGAATATTGAAAACATTAAATCATGAAGAACCGGACCGTATTCCAAGGGATTTGGGAGGGACGGAGTCATCAAGTTTGTCGGCGTTTTCGTTTATAAAAGTTAAAAACTTCTTGGGATTTGACGATATTCCGTTTATCTATGACCCTTATCAATATATTGCTTATACCAATGATGCGATAAGGAAAAGGTATTTGATTGATACAAATAATCTGTCACCAGGCCCAAAAAATTGGAATGTTGTTGATCATCCCCTCGGTTTCAAGGTAAAACTTCCGGAAAAATGGAAGGAAGTATATAATTCCGACGGTTCAACATCCATCTTAAATAAAAACGGAAATATTATTGCCAAAAGGCCTTTAAACGGATACTATTTTGAGCCTGTTAATCCCCCGCTTTCGGCTATAGATGGACTTCAATGTATAAATTCTTATAAAGAAACGATATATTCATATGATTGGCCGTTTTTTATCGACGAATCACTTGATGAATTAAAACAAAGAGCTGTAGCAATGTACGGAACCGGGCAATTTATCGTTTTTAATTTATGTTGCCACATATTAGCAGCCGGACAAATGCTGCGTGGATACGAA
Coding sequences within it:
- a CDS encoding amidohydrolase family protein — encoded protein: MIIDSHTHLIFKKSDTLNSELKKLLEVMERTSVDKACLVPFPESQRKYFFWKENEIIDTAEALVNAVSKYPDKFFALLWLNPALPNEYSIKMIEKYIVNGPLDGVKLHIQMNARDKRMEPLAEALQAYNIPILFHAWYKTVQKYEYESDPSDIANLASRFPKLRILMAHLSGCGKRGIQDIKEHNNILIDTSGSQPEDGLLEYAIEQLGVDRIVFGSDYAGRDMGTQLGRIFSVDMDEIAREKILSKNAIAFFKKGGGHCD
- a CDS encoding amidohydrolase family protein, which encodes MIKCPQKIIDCSVWTGNWAFYYLKYGKLELLKKRLMKYNIVRAYVSPIEAILEQDPMRANLHMYNVIDNMKINSIDNMKPDNLNSEFFLPVPIIDLSFANWKDNIEFAIKRNDVKIVKLLPNYHMYELNEDKLEKLIEYTSKYNLIISIQMRVEDARRHHPLMKIPDVDIIKAVKVISAFPKQKFIICNGYLNDVEQALHFLDNIYVDISSVEAQDVLSYLCDKYGADRLLFSSHSAFYCIEGNVFKLVLSGLDKEYMNKVAYENACKLGL